Genomic segment of Penaeus vannamei isolate JL-2024 chromosome 36, ASM4276789v1, whole genome shotgun sequence:
tgtgtgtgtgtgtgtgtgtgtctgtgtgtgtgtgtgtgtgtatgtgtgtgtacgtgtatgtgtatgtgtatatatatatatatatatatatatatatatatatatatatatatatatatatatataatatatatgtgtgtgtttgtgtgtgtgtgtgtgtgtgtgtgtgtgtgtgtgtgtgtgtgtgtgtgtgtgtgtgtgtgtgtgtgtgtgtgtgtgtgtgcgtgcgtgtgtgtgtgtgtgtgtgtgtgtgtgtgtgtgtgtgtgtgtgtgtgtgtgtgtatgtatgtatatatatatatatatatatatatatatatatatatatatatatatatatatatatatatatatatatatatatatatatatatatatatatatatagacgttgtgtgtgtgtgtgtgtgtgtgtgtgtgtgtgtgtgtatgtgtgtatgtgtgtgtttgccgtatatatgtatcatcattgccattgatgTAGTCATAaaaagtattaatatcattaaaacaGCAAGcatatatcatcatctttatgccATAATAATCATGCTAGCTATATATTTgctttttatatcaatattttcaaAGGTTTTACAAtcacatttattcattttgtgtattttttatagatattatacatatcagTCTTCGTATTTTTCTACATGTCATCTTAATCATTTCtttcatattcatctttatccttattatttttatgtcaACATCTCCCTCATCATTGGCATCTTTgtcatttcctttccatttcttataattgtcattatgaatactcttgttgttataattgttattgttttcatttctttgttctttttccgcTGACAAACCTATTATGATTTTACTTTATGTATGTttctattcatacatgtatgtacacttgcacgcatgtatttatgtctatgcacatgtatgtttgtatgtatgcgtgtatgtacatgtgtatgtatgaatgaatgaatttgtatgaatttatgtatgtaggtttgtatgcatacatgtatttaaatatgtatatatatgtatatttgtatgtatgcatgtatatatgcacatatgtgtgtatatatatgtgtatgtatatacgtatatgtatgtattgatgcatttatatatggaagtatgtgggcatgtatgaatgtatgtaaatatttatggggtatatgcatctatgtatattgtgaaggaaagtatcttttcttctttttatttcgtttttgttacATTCTCGTACAGCTTATTGTGCGAATTAGAAGGTTCAGGGTTCGGAGTTTTGGTCGAATCCTTTGAGCGGATCAGTTGTGATTCGCCAGCCTGGGTTTATTACTTTGAGTCCGAGTTGATTTTATTCTACATTTGATTTGCACTTTCATTTCTGTTTAGTTGGATATTGTATTTTATTACTGATTCtcattgatatatttttgttaattctgCTTGTCGTATTAACTGTACTGTTACACCTTTTCTTTTGTACATAACGTATGCCATAGGTTGGacttttgttaatattaatatctttCCACATTTTTATTAATCAAGTCTCATTttcgtgttattttatttttgtcagcTTGGCCAATTCACCAGCCttccattattatttgtaatgatTATTTTGTAACCTCTTTATTAGTCAGTATGACATTCTTtcgattttgattattttgtttcattttcttaccatttttttgttatgttgttttttttataatcatttactGTCCATATTTCTTGTCATGATATTACTGTCAATAATATCAATTAATTAAATAGTGTGTAAGGTAGTCCTGTGTCTGGTTTTCTAACCTTGAACAATCTTTTGATTATCAATTGAGTTTAAGAACCTGgcactcactatctatctatctatatctatctatctatctctctatctctctctctctctctctctctatctatctatctatctatctatatgtatgtatgtatacatatacacacatatacaatcatTTTTGTATGTtcgcatctatgtatgcatggacGTCTGAATGTGTATATGGgaggtgtatgtttatatgtgtgtagttAATATGACTGTATGCTCGTAAAGACATGCAGATACTAATATTTCTGTATCACTGAAACCTTTTTGTCTGTTGAAGTGAAGAGAATTTTAGGGAATTATTCTACCAACACTAAtcagcaagatttttttttgttttgctttcactaaccctttttttaactttttgaaaaacttttttgttatcttatttGGCTTTCACTAACTCAAAACTGTTGATAGTCATAATTCCATAAATTATATATGACACTCAAACTACATTTTATTCTGAATCCAAAAACAATTTCAGGTTTATAAAACTCACATAAAAATCTCGAGTATATATTTGATCATACGTtacacaataaatatatttacatcatagCCCCGTACCgaaaaaagttggaaaaaatatccctgggagaaaaaaatatacacataataatctTAAAATAATAACACATTTTGGTGTTAATCATCGTctcaaaaaggaggaaagagaacgaaagagtgaTGAACGTGCGCGGCTGAACGAAGCGGTCCATATCTACAAGCCGGAGACGCCGCACCCGGGAAGGAGGAGAGCGCCGTGCCAAGGAGGAACTTCAAGGAGGAGCTTCAAGGAGGAGCTTCAAGGAGGAGCTTCTTCGAGGACTCCGGTAGGACTGTTCTCCGCGCCGTAGCGTCGTCGGGGAggacactgggggggggggagactcgtGACTCGTTTGggtcagggaagggggggggagattgggtcAAAACTCGCGAGGCTCGAGTCAGCAGCGAGAACTTTGGGGTCAATGGGCCCTCCACCGCGACTCACTCGGGCCTCGAGGGTTCGAGTGAGTCAGGAGCGTCGAGTCTTGAGTGTGAGCTGACCGTGAGTCCCGTGGCCTCCCTGGGCGAGTCGAGCGAGTCACGGTTCGCTTCCCCggggtgcgggcgtgggcgtgcgagTCGCCAGCCGCGCGTCTTCGTGTATCATACAAGGCGCCGAAACTTAACATTTGGTACAACAATAAGGcacatgataacaacaacaacaagaagtaactAACGATAATACAGTCCACACAAGCGAGACACGGCCTCGGCAGCAGCGAGCGAGTGGGCGTGTGGTGGGCGTGTGGTGGGCGGTGTATGTACAAGcccgagggcgggcgggcggtgatTTGGCGCTACAGGAAGTTGAGGTCCTGCAGCCACGGCGCCTTTCGGAACGTCCTGCTCTTGGGGCGCGCGAAAGGGGCGTCCTCTTGCGGTGGCACCTGCAGCCAGCCCAGGACGAGGGGCGGGGCCtcttgcggggggagggggtgggggaggggtgtggggggtccggggggaagggggtgggggaggggcgtgggggaaagggggtggggcatGGGcgcgggggaaagggggtgggggacggacgtgggggggaagaagggactgTCGGTCGGGCGTCGGAGGAAGAACACGTCGGCGGGCTGCGGGACGAGCGGCGGCGGGCCGGGCGGCGGCGAGTCGGCCTCCGGCTCGCCTTCCTCGGAGGGCGGGCGCTGTCGGGGCGTCGGGCGCCTCGGAAGTCCGTCGTCGTCCCTCTCCTTGGCCCGCCACGACTCGCGCAGGCGCTGTCGGATGGGCGTGCGGTCCGGGAACATCCTCTCCGGCACGACGGCGTCCCCGGGCGAgcgcggcggcgacggcgacgaGAACCCCGGGCGGTGGGTCTGGTGCCGCAGCCGCCACGAGTCGAACGGGTTCAGGTAGTAGTCCTCGTCCTCCTGCCACGCCTGCCGGACGCGCTCCAGCCGCGAGTCCGGGCGCCCCGAGCTGGTTCCGCGCCGGCTGGAGGACGTCAGCGGGCGGCTGTGGCGAGACGACAGCGAGGCCGACCTCGGAATGCGGCCGCTCGTCCGGTCCTCCCAGTCGCGGCGCCGCAGGGAGCCCGACGGCCAGCGGTGCCGTCGGGGCGCCGGCGACGCGGGGCTCGCGCGGCGCCTTCCGTCTCGCGGAGAGCGCGGCTCCCTCTGGCTCCTCCTCGAGGACCTGCGTCTCTCGAGGCCGAGGAAGGGGGACCGAGGCCGAGCGTCCCTGAAGCTCCTGGACGAGTGTCTTCTGAACGTGTCCCGCTGGAAGCTCCTGCTACTCCTGAAACTGGCGCGGTCGTTGCGGATCGCGTCGCCCTCCAGGTGGTagcgcccttcccttcgtcgccgCCTTCTGCTGCCGCTCCGGGTCGAGAGAGAGCgcctggggaagggggagcgtCGGCTGCGTCGGGAGGAGC
This window contains:
- the LOC113809841 gene encoding serine/arginine repetitive matrix protein 1, with the translated sequence MDLYNFSQDSLARPASHVVPPGAHETPHMTLVSPAEAHSTDERKNRLKRRDLKLRKLLFGADVSLQRQRSLVIKELMVGHGHQGCLMSSRPVQKELRKLLRKTMRLDKDKTKKSSPYEKLRRWVTRRRTGRSQLENPSDCSATSSTCHDVYDLDHRRDPDSAYDQGNTHDHGPKDTGTDSYLTPKRLDSRRSSRRSRRSPFPRRSLSTRSGSRRRRRREGRYHLEGDAIRNDRASFRSSRSFQRDTFRRHSSRSFRDARPRSPFLGLERRRSSRRSQREPRSPRDGRRRASPASPAPRRHRWPSGSLRRRDWEDRTSGRIPRSASLSSRHSRPLTSSSRRGTSSGRPDSRLERVRQAWQEDEDYYLNPFDSWRLRHQTHRPGFSSPSPPRSPGDAVVPERMFPDRTPIRQRLRESWRAKERDDDGLPRRPTPRQRPPSEEGEPEADSPPPGPPPLVPQPADVFFLRRPTDSPFFPPTSVPHPLSPAPMPHPLSPTPLPHPLPPGPPTPLPHPLPPQEAPPLVLGWLQVPPQEDAPFARPKSRTFRKAPWLQDLNFL